The genomic stretch CATGTTTCTTTGGGATTGTGTACTTTTCCAGCATGGTGTCCTTGTTTGCCATGTGGACCAAACCGAGCGGGATGTTGTCCTTTCTCTGGATCTCATGGATGACTGCATCAGTACAGggctgttttgtctgtctgtctgagaggGCTGTATGGATGAACTGACTACAGTATCACTTTCAGCCTGTACCATCTCTGCACAcagtgaaaacaggaaataatatgAATTTTGTATACTGCGTCAACGGCTGAGGGGAAAATTTTGTGTCACACATACCACAAGCTTTCACTCTTAGTACAGGGCTGACCTGTGAGAGATATTATCATATCAAGAAACTCTTAAAAGATGCAGGAGTGGGGTGTGACCGACATTACTCATATGCAAACAGTGTGCATGTGAGGGTAGTAGATCATATATAACAGTGCCTAGTGTAAAGTAGTGATGGTCTCAGTTCCAGCACCAAACAGGTCCAGGGTGCAAATACACAAATTGTCGAGACCAGAACAAGAACCAAAACCAGAATCTCTGTCCCCCTTTCAATTGATGACACAAAAGACAGTTTATGtcttacatttatttcatcagaaaatgatgaaaacaaaaacataaacattcacCTTTTCCATTTCTATGAGGAAGCAGTCGATTCAGTCTCTCGGTGACAAGGGGTTGAGGTTTGGCCATTAATCTTGTTTTCCATGGAGTCAGTTATCTTCTGTGTCAGAGTGGATGTCTTCTGATTATGAATGATTAACAGGTTGGTATAACAAATGCAGAATGCCAGCCGCTGCCAAAATGAAGCAAAAGTTGTGGTCCCTTAGATAACAAAGTAGAGCAATAGAGAGTCAAATGCACATGGTCTATGGTACATGGTCCAATGCATGCTTCTGTGTTGCGTACTGCCCTGTAACTAGTTAAGAAACATTGGTTGATTAGAAGTGTTTAAAAAGAAGATTTCAGTGCCTTGGTGAAAGTCAAAGGCCTTAGTGAGATAGTTGCACTCCTGCTGGATTGTTGGTTCCATCTCTTCTGCTGCTTCCTCTGATAGCCGCTTGAAGAGGCCACAAGCAACAAGCATTGGACTGGAAGTAACTGGAACTGACTGTACTAATCACCAACTAAATGCTACTATGCCGAATGTACTACCCCGACTGAACACTAATTAACAACAATCAAAATGCAACACACGTTACCCTTATTCCCAATCAGTTCAGAAAACAGCGGTATGGTGGGGCGATCTACAAAGTCCTCTCTGCCTTGGACCAGAGCTTCTTTCACAAACTTGTAGCCATTAATTACCACAATCCTCCCACCAAAGAGGGGGAggatgaaaacatttacatatttctcTGCAAATTGAGTAAAGACGGCAGAAGTGTGTTGGGCTTAATCACTGAATTGACTACTTTCTAGCTTTAGAGGGATACAGCACAAATATGCAGCTGTTTATGTCTCTGGATTTGGCAGCTTCCTTTGACATTTCTGACTTCTGTGGCCTCTTTAAAATTGGTATTATTGACACATCTGtaaattttatttcttcttccatcctATACTCCCTTATGGTGACAACACTGCCTCCAAAACAGTAAATGTCCCATGAAAATCCTCTGATACCTCTGGTCAAATTCAGAGTTGACTCAGCAGCCTTTTGGACAATGTTAATGCTGTGGCTGTAAACCAAGCTGCAACCACATGACTGAATGTTAAAGGCAATGCTGGAGGAGTGATGTGCACTTCCTATTAAAGCTACAAGAGGCTAGTTCCAGAAAACTCTTGACTATTgcaaccccccccaaaaaacaatgtattttcCTCCAGAATAAGTCATGCTCTCAATAAACTGGTTCACTTCCTCTGATGTAAGTCTGGTGGAATTTCTTTGTTCATTTAGGAAGATATTAAGGATAATAAATGGCCATTTTTGAGGAAAGATCTGCAGCTGCCACAACATTGAGCTGTGAGGAATAATTCTGACACATTTGCTAAAGCCTATAATAAGTGGCATGACTATCCTGCCAAATGCTTTTATTGAAGAGGAGGCACTGCTATGGATAAAACCTTGGTCATTTGGGTTGTGGGCAAGAGGTCTGTTATAAAATTGGCTGTATCCTCTAAAGAATTTTCTGTAACACACAAAGATGTTGCTGATGCAGATATGTAAACAGGATTGTTGGCAAATTCCAACATTTATATTTGCAAGAAGACCTGCATCAGACCACATTTTATTATGCTGAATAGCACCATTACAACTAAAAATTGTAAACAAGTGATTTCTTTAATAGCCTCAGTTACATTTCATGTATGATACTGTTTGAATACTGTATGGACTTGACAAATCTCTGTTAACTGCAGGTGAAGTCTGGTGGGTTTGATGTGATGAAGGTCACAAATGGGAGGAAGAGAAGTTCGCTTTTATCACTGATTTATGATAATGATTAACGAATTACATTACTTTATTGCTGCACCCGCACAAAGTCAAATGTAGCTATCAGCTAAATTCATGTATTTTGAGATAGTGACACAACTATCTACTAAACATGGTTGTTATACAGTATACACCCgcataaaaacacatctattgtaaaatgtatttgaacATGCCTTTACATATCCTACTTTGTTTGACAACTGAATTGTTGATCTAGGCTGTACTGACAAATAATTCTCcttaaaattattatttcatgtaTTCTAATTTTCCAGGAAGGCCTCCCTGTGTCCTCAACATGCACCACATGTGCATACAGTCAACAACCAGCTGAAACAGTTCATGCTGCAATCTTGTTTTTCACTCACAGGACATGAGAGGTCAGTATTACATAACATCCCCTTGTTGGGACCTTTTTCCAGTTTCTCACCCAGATAAAGTTAGACCCACCACGATTCTGTCTGCAGTATCTAACTGCTTTCACAGAGGTCTTTTGGCAAATCTTCACCATGATTTTTCAAGCACTTTTTGGATGTATGGACTTTACTGGTTGGCTGCTGTTCAGTTTTGTAGTGTTATTATTAACTGATGTGGTCAGAAACTGGAGGCCTCACAGCTTTCCACCGGGACCCTGGGCTGTGCCTTTTCTAGGAAATGTCTTCACAGGAGTTGATTTCAAGACAATGGAGAAGGTCAGGACAAAATTTTCATGGATTTTACTGAAACCAATATTATATGTCATGCTCCTCTATATTAGGGGTAGGGCCTTACAAAACAGACTttgaattgatttgattgattgaatgtCGGTTAGTTACTAAATAAAGACTTGAATAGAGCATGGtgagttcatgtttttttcatttcattcagtaaATGTAGACATGCAAGCAAGAtaatacaacaaaacacaaccaagAAATACTGATCATAATCATTTTTTGATGCACGCGGAGCAATAGTAAGCAATAAAACATTAGTAAAACATGATAATTACAATGTTAATCTTGATATAATGTTAAAAAGATGCAGTTACAAGTTAGTAAAGAGGTAATATCATGCACCTAAGACACAATAATAGCAGCATGTTAGCCAGtaataacagaaataataataatgtaattaacaATGCACTTTCTAGATTAAGAGTGTTCACTGACTTTTTAGACCCCAGGTCTTAAGACTTTGTGTGAAGGATTTTCTACACTTTGTAAGcatttcaactgacaaaaaacagttttctgcTCCATTTACAGTATGATTAATATATTGAAAGACTACAAAAGTCGGTCAAATGCATACAaagtatgtatattttttattttatttgatatgCAGCTTGCTAAGGAATACGGCCCAGTGTTCAGCTTGAGGAGAGGCAGTGAGAGGATGGTGTTTATTTCAGGATATAAGATGGTCAAAGAGGCTCTCGTCAGCCAGCTGGACAGCTTTGTTGATCGACCTATTGTCCCCCTCTTCCATGTTGTTTTCAAGGGCCTTGGTGAGTAAGTGAATGAATGGTACCACAAGTGTCTTTTATTAAATCTCTTTTCTCCCAATAGAAGGATGAATCTAAATATTCATTCAGTGAACTCGCATAGAACAAAGTATGATGTGAAAGCagaatatatatacagtgaATTTGATATTTTAGCATCTATGATCTAATGCCAAACTCAGCACAGCAGAGGTTAGGGACTGACAATAACTGAAGCTGATTGCCAGTTTAAAAAAGGCAATCTCATCATAGCTTGTATAAATCATTGTCTTCATTTcttaattattgttaattaattgttgTATTACTGTTCAACCTGTAAAGGCAGAGAATTAATAAACAAGCACAGTACATATATTTATGAAAGTACATGCAGCAATCTGTGTGCAGTGCTTAATTGCTTTGTTAATAATTTGATATAACATCAAATCACAGGCATAGTTATGAGCAATGGTTACCTGTGGAAGAAGCAGAGGAAGTTTACCAACACTCACCTGCGTTACTTTGGAGAGGGCCAGAAATCACTGGAAAAATATACTGAAGAGGAATGCCATTTCCTTTGTGAAGCTTTCAAAGAGGAACAAGGCAAGTAGACTCACTTTGAACAAATACTTTTTGTCTGTTATGAATATGTAATATTCATCATAACTTGAATTGAATTCAATATATTCCCAGGAAGACCATTCAACCCCCAGTACACTATATCTAATGCAGTGAGTAACATCATCTGCTCTGTGGTCTTTGGACATCGCTTTGAATACAGTGATCAAAGCTTTTGCAAGATTCTGGAGTTGGACAGTGAGGCTGTTTTGCTCGCTGGCTCAGCTCAGACTCAGGTAATTACTGATCTGTCACCTGAGTTCAACTATTGAGCTGTACTCACAGAACAAACTGCAGTGCTGGTCTTTTACTGAGCTGAAAGTTTGTTCCATCAACAGCTGTATGATGCCTTTCCTGGTTTGATGAAGTACCTGCCTGGACCTCACCAGACTGTCCACGCTAACTACAAGGAGATTGAAGTGTTCCTGCGAAAGGAAATAGAGAGGCACCAGGAGGAGTGGAACCCTGATGACCCTCGTGATTATATTGATGTATACCTGGCAGAGATGGAGAAGGTAAGCTGTTACCATATTTTCAGTAAAGCTTCCTTGaactcatttaaaatgtatacagTCAAATGTAATGGAAACTGTATTGTCCCATAATGGAAATGGCTTGATAGAGtgcaataacaaacaaacaaaaaaggccTATTCATCTGTGCAAAATACAAACCTCTTGTGCACAGAGAAA from Thunnus albacares chromosome 9, fThuAlb1.1, whole genome shotgun sequence encodes the following:
- the LOC122988965 gene encoding cytochrome P450 2J2-like; this translates as MIFQALFGCMDFTGWLLFSFVVLLLTDVVRNWRPHSFPPGPWAVPFLGNVFTGVDFKTMEKLAKEYGPVFSLRRGSERMVFISGYKMVKEALVSQLDSFVDRPIVPLFHVVFKGLGIVMSNGYLWKKQRKFTNTHLRYFGEGQKSLEKYTEEECHFLCEAFKEEQGRPFNPQYTISNAVSNIICSVVFGHRFEYSDQSFCKILELDSEAVLLAGSAQTQLYDAFPGLMKYLPGPHQTVHANYKEIEVFLRKEIERHQEEWNPDDPRDYIDVYLAEMEKKKKDPQAGFNIETLLVCTIDLLEAGTESVATTLRWALLYMMHYPEIQKKVQAEIDRVVGQSRQPTLADRPNMPYADAVIHEIQRMGNIVPLGFPKMASKDTTLGGYFIPKGTAITAILSSVLFDKDEWATPDIFNPEHFLDSEGNFRRRDAFLPFSAGKRVCLGEHLARMELFLFFTCLLQRFTFSAVPGEMPSLEGVLGFTYSPESFRILAMPR